A window from Ictalurus furcatus strain D&B chromosome 16, Billie_1.0, whole genome shotgun sequence encodes these proteins:
- the LOC128620524 gene encoding protein phosphatase 1 regulatory subunit 3C-B-like produces the protein MSAAKVMPVDLAMHMCLNRHPSVEQLLGMSTLRSHRAITRPSIYDTLRSKASRSPPIPESPVSPVNSTSTFGTLKKKKRVVFADDKGLALTAVWIFNSDPPISDEEELSSPVKQKTDLSVQSKKPRLRLGFPQPSADLPSFLEKLAKTLVHLESCSLVYGSLFGKVRVCNISPEKAVHIRITYDSWRSHHDIPCTPIQQNNENSDTELFFFNVPVPSCPNIQDRLEFCVSFRPGSGNTLWWDSNDGRNYQILVEDVNSEEASAVEKKPLRPQIFQSIQSVRLRNGPPLYRSASLSSLISPMNMMKTSSRQWNIIPKSNSFSYSNNADKYF, from the exons ATGAGCGCTGCCAA AGTCATGCCAGTGGACCTGGCCATGCATATGTGCCTGAATCGCCACCCTTCAGTGGAACAACTTTTGGGAATGTCCACGCTTAGATCCCATCGTGCTATTACTAGACCTAGCATATATGATACTCTGCGGTCCAAAGCTTCTAGATCCCCCCCGATTCCTGAATCTCCGGTGAGCCCCGTAAATTCTACGAGCACTTTTGGGACactcaagaagaaaaaaagagtggtATTCGCAGATGATAAAGGACTGGCCCTCACTGCAGTCTGGATCTTCAATTCAGATCCACCAATATCCGATGAAGAGGAGCTTTCTTCACCTGTCAAGCAAAAGACTGATTTGTCTGTGCAAAGCAAGAAGCCTCGTCTCCGGTTGGGGTTCCCTCAGCCTTCTGCTGATTTACCATCATTCCTGGAAAAACTGGCAAAAACTCTGGTGCATCTGGAGAGCTGCAGTTTGGTGTATGGATCACTGTTCGGAAAGGTGAGGGTCTGCAATATCAGTCCAGAGAAAGCTGTGCATATTCGCATCACGTACGACTCATGGAGGAGCCACCACGACATCCCATGTACCCCTATCCAACAGAACAATGAGAATTCAGACACAgaactgtttttctttaatgttcCCGTCCCTTCCTGTCCTAACATACAGGATCGTCTGGAATTCTGCGTGTCCTTCCGTCCTGGATCTGGCAACACACTCTGGTGGGACAGCAATGATGGACGAAACTATCAAATCCTTGTGGAGGACGTGAACTCAGAAGAAGCATCAGCGGTCGAGAAAAAACCCTTGAGGCCCCAGATCTTTCAAAGTATCCAATCAGTGCGCCTGAGAAATGGTCCACCTTTATATAGGTCAGCAAGTCTTAGCTCACTCATTTCCCCCATGAATATGATGAAAACCTCAAGTAGGCAATGGAACATTATCCCCAAAAGTAATTCATTCTCTTATTCTAACAATGCTGACAAATACTTCTAG